The window TTCCCCTTGGGCGTCACGCAATCATTTCCTGGGGATCCTTACCGAAGAAAGCATCTCACCACGTGCTTAAGCAGGCGAGCAGTCTGGGATTCGACCAGCTGAGCAACCATATTGCTCAGGACAGTGCCGACAGCATAGAAACGCTCGTAGGTGGCGCAGATGTAATTGAGGCCGTTGTCATCTAGCAATATCTTCTGAacaatgaagatggcaacCGTCTTGCTGAGCTCCGATCCCGTCTCCATGATTCGAAGGCAGAGGGGGATGATTTCGGTCGTAAGGAGGAAGTTGATGACCTCGGATGAGTCGTTCTTAACTAGGGCCCCGATGACGCCTAGGCTTGTCAGGCGGAGGTACTCAAACGGTCGCGATTTGGACGTCGTGTTTAGGAAAGggtagaggaagagagggatGTGCGCTGTCGGAAGGAAGTCAGTCAATCTGCAGCCTGGTTCGCCATGTGTAAGGGGGAGTTTAGATTTGCGCTTACCGTTGAGGAATAGGGTTCGTGTATCGTTGTGAGATGCCACGCACTGGAGCAGAGCTAGCGCGTTGCACACTCTGTTTGATGCAGCTGCCGTGAGCTGCGAAGGGTTGAGAAGCGTATAGACGGAAATGATTTCTTGCAAAAGAGATGTCATGACGCCTGCGTGTATTCTCCGTCAGTACCGCCCCAGATGTAGTAGATATTAGTCCCCAAGGAGGGCATTAGAGAAAGTCCATACCGAACGAGTGCCACAATATCAGCGCCAGCTCGGGCacttgttctctcttcttgctgaGCTCCAACAGGGCTGCTTCTCTGGTATTCTCGCTCAAAAGGTCCGCGATGTATGCCATTGTCCTCCGGTTGTCCTCCGAGATGTTATCGTGCCCGCCATCCTGCCCGTGGGAGGCAGCAATGCTATTGTTGACGTTGGCGTGGCCACCGGGCATGCGTCCATAGtgaggttgctgctgctgctgctgagcctgctgGGCTTGTTGggcctgctgttgctgctgatgctgttgctgctgggcttgctgttgctgagcttgttgctgagcttgctgctgttgctgagcgGCAGCCGCGGCAGCAGCCTGGTGGGCGtgttgctggtgatggccCGCCTGCTGGTGCATCCAGGACGAATCCGCCTGGGGATTAAACTGGTGGTGGCCGTAGACGTGCGCGGATGGCATCATCCTGGCGGTTTCGGGGGCTCCGTAAGGGACCAACAGTGGCAGGAGGAATTATTCAGGTGCAAGATTGGATAGATAAAcagcctccttgacgacAGCGGGGGATATTTATCTATTGCGAGAGATATCCTGATCGAGGAATTCGTCGTCACCGTTTCCAAGGCGAGtcaagggagagagatgttGTCGAGGCAGGTCGCGGGTAAAGGCCGGGATTGCAAGGCTGAGGCACCAGGCTCTGGCGGGAAAAGCAGGCAGCAGTCGATGCCCCTTTGGCAAATGGCGTCCAACGATTGTCGACCAGAGAGCCGAGAGGTCGGAGATCGAAAAGTAGGCGAGATAGAGGTTCGTGTGGTTTTCGATGCAGCTTTGCTGGCAGATGGTTGTAAATGGCTGACGGTTCAAGCAACGAGGCCAAACCCCCACCGCCCAGGAAGTGCGAAGCCCACACGGATCGGGATTAATCAAGCTCCGGTACCTGAGGCTCTTCACAGGCTGAATAAGGGCGCTTCATGTAcggatacatgtatacaCGTAACCGCAAATCAGATCTGTTGGTTTTACTTTTCATTGGCCAACATCAAGTTACATCATAAATCTTATTCCAGATTGATCATCGTCCCGTATGCTGTTGTGTATATACAGGTTGGTGCGACTCTGACCCAACAACTCGGTACCTGTGTACATGCCTATCGAGGGGCTTGCAATTTATCAAGGTTGGGGGATGGCATGAAAGTATATTGCATCGACGTGTCCTCTTTTATGGCGtatatacctagtagtatAGATACTTCTTATCTTAAAATCAGAGTATAATATGTATCTAATTCTATTTTAACAAAGTGGTTCCTCGATAGCCTTTGTTGGGCCTCAACACCACCCATAAAACGCAATAGACTTCGCGCGGTATCAAGACATCCAAGTACAAAAAACTCTCTATTGCTAAGGCGGGCAATAATCTGACCCTGCAATAATTACAGCCAACTCATTTTTGCATGTGCCCCCAAACAAATCGACACACGTATCACAACGACTAACAACATTCATCATAAGGCTTTGTACCAATCAACCCCCAGTAAGCTCGGTGATTCATCATAAGATGCACCAGGGCCCAACAAGAGAGgaagataagaaaaaaggaagcgGTGGCAAGGAGCATACAAAGATTGAATCAAACGGGAAAACGCCCACGCCATGCTTCGTTAATATTTAAAATGCCAACCCATCATAGGCCATGGATGCTCAGACGACACTTCAGGCCTCATCAAAAAGGACCGAAACAATCTCATCAAGTATCGTAAACACTAGGTGAGAACTACACATTTTTAAGTTAGCAACACATCCACATATAAACAAGTACAGCCGAGATATAAAGGCCAGAGTGTCTTACTTGAGTCTGGAGTTGTTAAACGTTGCAAAGAGGCGTCGGCTTGCCGCCTGAGCATTGACCCGTCCTACAACGTTCCCCGCAAGGTCCGGCACCAGAGTCGCCAACATTAGACTGGCCTCGGTCcgcgtcttcttcttctccgccgtGGTACGCGGCTTTCGATCTCGAGCGAACTCGCCGTCTGGCCAGAGTGCGTTTCGTAACATGGCCACATATCGCACCAGCGAATCCTCCTGTACCGCCATCTTGATGTTTTCTCGAACCCTCTTTTCAATGGTCCCACCAAGTAGCTGTTGTAACACAACCACGACCGCCCTTCCCCGCAGCCAATTGTTTCCCTTGTTGAGCTCAAAGACTTCGAGGAATATGTCGCAAATGGGCTTGATGAatggctccagctccttgttctCAAAGGCATCGAGTTCTGCCTCCGCTTCCGCCGCGGGAAACGTTTCTTCGCTGACGTTGAGCGGCATTGTGTTGAGCTGATTGGTCGCCGCAGCAATGAGGTTTTGCCCCGCGACCGATATCTGATCTAGTACTGGGATGTTGCCTAGAATGTCTTCCATGCCGTCGGCGACCGAGTCGTACAAGCGGGTCATCATGTCCTTCTTGTTCTCCCGACTCATCGGGTCCTCGCCTTGCGCTATGGCACTCTGCGATAGAAACGCTCGCAGCTCGCGGCTGCGGCACACCTCGGGTAGAAGCAAGAGCTCACGCAGGTACTTCTCTAGCGCTGTACGTCTTTTACGAAGGAAATCGCTTTGGAACTTCATCACCACGCGGCGCCGGGGGAAATCGAGATTCCGTACTGAAGGATACATCGAGCGGAGCTTCTGGTGCAGCTCGTGGAACTCGCTATATCTTCTCATCACCGCCCAGGATGACGCTGGCATCTGTTCGCCCGCGTTCCTCTGGACTTCAATGACATACAAGGCAAACTCTCggccgtcatcttctcgccCCACTTGAATGGATTTGATCCTGATTTCCGATCTTCCGTAGAGGCTGTTATCGCTTTCTTGTATCACGtattgctgccgctgcaACTCCTTGCGCCTAATCTCCCTCTGAAGACTCGTCCTGGACTTTTTCAGAATTCGCAGCTCTGCTGCATTGTTTGTGAGCTCGGCCTTCTTTGTTAGCGATTCTATAACCGCGTCCTGTGCCACCAAGCGATCAATGTCATTTGTCAATGCCGTGATGGCTTCTGCCAGCCCGAGATCACCTGGGGCGGCTTCGTGaatttcatcctcctcatcagattgagcctcttcatcttcgtcgtccttTTCGCCTGGAAGATACTTGTCCTCGTCCCCAAAAAGGTCATCGTCCACGAACACACCGATTCGAGAGGCGGCGCTGACAAGGCCCAACGACGACAGAGTGGGCTTACCAGCCTcttttgccatcatcagagGTTTGCCGGCGTCAAACGAACCTCGATTAGACTCGTTATCATTACCAAACAAGCTCGACACGTTGTCTTCAGTATCGAACAAAGAGGCCCGTAGATCCTCGGCGGTCTGTGGCCTGTCATCTTCCAAAATATTTGTTAATGCTTGCTCCACGGCTTGGACAACTTGTTTGTCAGGTGTCTGCTGCCTCGACAGAGCTTGGTCCAAGCTCTGCACTGAATCCATCATTCCATAATTATCcacgtcatcatcgtcgaaAAGAGGATTCACAGATCGATCGTCATCAAGAGACCTTCGTGAGGAAGTCAGCGGATCtgagccattgccattgttATTCACTGATCTTAGATCCGAAATTGATCCAGAGAGTCGTCTAGAGGGTCCAGCGGCCAATGGAGCAAACCGTGGCgcgggcttgggcttggattGATATGATTGAGTCCTGCTTGCCACCGAAGGAGCCTGATGCGTGGGGGGCGGCGGTGACATGGTAGCGCGCGACATCTCCTGCGATGCGAGGCATTTGTAGTACAGGTCTGATTTCTTGAATCCTTCAAAGTATTGAGAGCGCATTGTTTCCAGAACTCCGCTTTGAGCCCTCAAAATAGCTCTCCTAGCCTTGTAGTATTCAGCTGGTGTAGCAGATACACCAGCTTGGAGAAACTCCTTGACAGCCTTCTTGGCAACTTCCGGCACGTTGAGCTCCGGCTTGGACAAATATGCTTGGTGAATCTGAAGCAAGTCTAGACGATCCGAGTCTGTCCACATGGGTAATGTAGAGGGGAGCTCATCGTCTTGgccatcctcttccaggGGGTTACGAAAGCCATCAACGACCAGCCAAAACTGAACCAAGGGCATCAAACGCTGGCGGTCCATGTATTCCATAAAGTATGATAAACCTGCCGGATCTCGCAACAGCTCTACGAGGGAGGCGTTTTCAAGCTTCGAAGTGGAAACGGGCGGCGCCGAGGAAGCTGGCATAGGCGAATGACGATTTCCACCCGCAGCCAAGTGATGTACTCTCTCATCGAGTAGCCGCTTTCCCATTTCCAGTCGACGAAGGTAGACTGGGTCTTGATTCTCCTGCAGAGAATCGCGCTTGAGCTGACTGGCAACTTCGCTGCGGAATCGACGTGCGTCAGATAGGTTATTGACCCTGCGGATGGCTCTAATGAACTTTTCAAACTTGCGCTCGTTGTCCCCAGGCGCCAACCGTGGTGCCATGGCTAGCTTGTTGGATCTTGGCGTAGGAGAAGCGTGCTGGTCCAGTGCTGCCCTGAGCTTGCGAACAGTAGATCTATCTTGAAGCATTGAGCGACCAAGGTTCTCGATCAGCTGATTCCACATGTCAGGGTCGCTCAGCAGTTGAACGACGGGAAACAAGACGGCACAGCCCACAATCTCTCGCACTATGATAGAGACGGCCCGGCTAGAAAGCATCTTCTTGGGAAGGATCTTGGACAGGAGCCGCTCCACCAATGACCGTAAGTAATCTTGCTGGACCATTTTGGTGTCCGGAAAGGACAACGAAGCAGCTGGGTGTAGCCGGCCATCTCTAAACTTGGACGCAATCGCAAGATCAAGCTCTTCAGACTCTGTCACGGATCGGTTCAGTTTCCTCCCTCGCACTGATTTCTCGGCTTCGTAAAAGTCATGGAAATGGGCCGTCAAAATGGGCACAAAACGGCTCGTGACGAGATCAGCAAGGTCTTTGTTACGGAGCGAGCTCACGAGGCTCAACAGTGCCTGTCGAATTACCCTATCCACCTCGTGTTCAAATGTTGGGTTCTGACTGATGTGGGAATACCACGAGCGTACAAAGTCGCGGAAGATCAGGTCCAGGACCTCATCCAGAGCTTGAGATGCCTGGGGGAAGCTGGGATCGAGGGGCTCCTTGTGGTAAGTTTGCCGTTGCCGCAATGCTTCCGCTTCGGTGCGCCATCTCTGGGAGCTCAGAAACGAAACCCTGGCCGGCCGTGCCGGTCGATCGCCACGAGGGTGCTGTGTGGTTAAAACGAGAGCCGCGATAAGCGAGAGGAAGCTGATGACGATACCGCCCACGAAGGCATATCCGACCCAGCGCAGCGCAGAGAACCAGCTCACGGCATAGCCCCACGCAATGAAGTAGGCCACTCCAGCAAGGGCTACATCTCTACGCTTCAGGGCCATCGTCGCCTCCTAAGCATCATTGTTGAAAGACACGGTGAGCGAGGGTATCGTAGTGGCATATATGGGGTGGGAGCTTCGCGATTGCGACGCTATAAACAGGTGTGGTTGCAAGCCCACCGTTATCGATTAGCGGCAGGCCCACCATTACGTAGCGGCCTGCAAGCACTCCATTTCACAGCCATTGTAcagcatccatggatctctCTCTATGCACAGCTTACAGGCCGTGGGAAAGATGGATATGAACGCATGATGCCGCTGCACATGAGCCGACTTTCACCTGATATGCCATTTCCATCTGATTCGTGAATGGGATAGCATTTGTACATTACCTATAACACTGCAGGCGCCATGGTATGGGATACAGCCCAACAGAGATGCATCACGCAAGCGATAGCTTCTACGAATAATATTCACGACTGTCATTTCCCATTCTGCATATTCCATCCTCCACGCCAATAAACGGGCTTAAAAGGGTATTCATTCTTTCATCTATCATGCTCCAACATCGTGCAATTACCAAGGGGGGTCTTCCATGCGGCGGAATAGGGCTACAAATTTATGTCCCTTGTTTCGTTCcaccttcttgccctcctccGTCTCGTTCAACATAATCTTGACGCACTCATcgttttcctcctcttctttgctcACCCGCTcaaaggatggatgggcgTCAAGATGCTCCACCATCCACTCGTGCAATGCCTCGACATCGGTGATGGTATAGACAATGCCGCCAGGCCGTAGGGCGTAAGCGTATTCGGAATTGAGTGTTGTTGAAACAATCCGGGCCTTGTGCTTTTTCGTTTTGAAGTGTGGATCAGGGAAGCAGATGAATATTTTGCTCAGCTGgctcttcttgaagaagttgggCAAGAACTTCATGGTGTTTGCGCGGATGCAGGCCGCATTCTGGTAGAGTTTTTCAGAGCTTTGCGCGCGCAGTGCCCATATCTTTTCCTGTACAAACTGCGTTACTGTAGTACGGATCTCCAGACCTAGAAACATGTTAATCATCAATCCCCTTGGccgaatgaagaagagacgaggaAGCACTCACCAAGAATGAGCTTGTCTGGGAAAACAGGAGCGAGACCAACAAGGAGACCTCCAAACCCACATCCGATGTCGacaatctcaacatcttGCTTCATTCGCGGAGGCTTGGACTCATCCCGCGgcgcttcttcatccacatAAGAAGGGTAATAGGACGACCAATCCATATGCTCAGGTGAAATTGGGCTGCAAACAAGTTAGTaaaagatcaagaagatcTCATAGAAGCACACTTACTACTCTAACATGTGGTCTGAGAAAGGGTTTGCATGAGCTCTCTGCCGATAAAGCTTTTTCCGGGGTAGCAACACGACgccatcttggcctcttctttctctaaACCTATCTcgcctttctttcttgtttgtttgatTGCCCATTGTTCTAATCCAAGAACTTTGGTAGCAATTCGTGTGTTGAGCTTTGAGGGACAGCAGACGGAAATTTTATTGATGAGATTCAATATCTGACTTTGGCTGGCAACCAAGGAAAGTTTGGTGGAGGCGAAACAGGAAAGCGGTCTGGCACAGTGAGTGCATGCATTTTACGGCACAAAGCTACATTGGGTTTAGTTGCACTCGGCCCACATTGACAGCTTCAGCCCAGCCAGGTACCGGTGACTACAACGTACGGCACTTGAATCATCCCGAGAGAACATACAACTTCACATGTCAGCCAAATATGAATGCATAGTCGACTACCTACCAATGTCAGCTCACTGGTTTGGAACTCTAAGGTAAAGCGGTCTGAAGTGGCGAGATCTGGGTGGTGAGACCGGAGCTCCTGGAAGACAGCCCATAAAGTACCGAGTACTTGCAGCGTCGCAAAATAACGGCTCGACCCCTGGACATCGCGACTGGACTGCTGCGAGCCAGCCTAAAAAAATACCTTAGCTGAGACAGCTCCTGGGcatctctttgcttcttcattgTGCTCGCTGGGCAATGAACgcttccctttcttttccatcatcGCGACGCCTTCTTCCATAATTCTGCGCCATGGCTGTGCTGCTCTGGGATGTCTCTGGTGCGCTGGCATTTCTGTCGTTCCCCGGCTCAGCTTTTCTCGTCAGTGCCATATCATGGATTAGCGTGAGTACTCTTCTAGACGCCTccttttctcatctctcgTATCTGACTTCCATGCATAGTTGGCCCTGGGCTTGTTTTTTATTGTTCCTTCCCTCCTTGCCGTCGTTTTCGATATTCTCTTATGGATCTGGAGAACGTTTACCCAAGCCCCAGATGAACGGACCcccgccgcagccgcagccggttcggcagcagcaatagtCGCGGCATCAACAGtcgcagcaacaacaacaatcgGTTCCGAACATGGCGATCAGCGAGCGAGACGACGATAAGCGACCATGGCTTATAACAAttggtctttttttattatcaGATACATATATGTCACATAGATATCTTGGATATGGTTCTAAGCGATTTGCGAAAGCACCTTGATGAGATCTCCTGTCACGCCCATGGCCGTCACGTCTCCGCCGGCACCCGCGCCCTGGATAATCAGGGGATTGCTGCCATATCTCTCAGTAtagaagctgatgatgttgtCACTGCCCTTGAGAGAGGCAATGGGGTGTGAGCGATCAAATTGCTCCAGTCCGACCTTGACCTGCTGGGTGGCCACGTCAATGCTACCAACAAATCGAACAACTTTTCCAGCCTTCTCGGCGGCAGCTTTGGTGTCTTCCATCTGCTGATCAAAGGCAGGCAGCTTGTCGAGAAATTCATCTCCGCTCGAACAAGCCTCCAATTCCTTGGGAATGAGGCTCTGGACAGGGAAAGATGTGGGCGATTCGACAGGCAGGCCTGCCAAGCGGGCCAAAATAGTCAACTTGCGGGCgacatcaaggccattgaggtCGTCTCTCGGATCCGGCTCGGTATAGCCAAgtgcctttgctttcttcaCCTCCTCAGACCACTTGCCGCCCTGACCCTCGGTCGGTGCAAATGAATTGAAGAGGAACGACATGGTGCCGCTGAAAACGCCTTCGATTTTGGTCACCTTGTCTCCAGTATCGACCAGATCCTTCAGCGTGGAGATGACTGGCAGACCAGCGCCAACCGAAGACTCGTGGTAGATCTTGGCACCAGAGGTTGCGGATGCCGTGAAGATATCCTGCCAGAGCTTGTATGAGCCAGAAAAGGCCTTCTTGTTAGGTGTCACGATGCTAAGACCCCGGCTCAGGGCCAGTGGGTAAGCGTCGGCGACATCCTGAGAGCTCGTGTTGTCGACCAAGATCACCTTGGCGGGGGCGGAAGCCAGATAGTCAATCACTTGCGGCAGGGGAGGAGGGGCCTGTGTGGATGCAGCGAGGCTTTCGGtgacgccatcaaggctcACGGGGGAGTAATCGACATTGTATAGGGCCTTGCGACTTGTCGAGATGTAGCAGAGGCTCAGCTTGGGAGACGGCCTGCGAGCAGCGAGCGCTTGCAGCTGAGAGAGGAAGCATTTGCCGACACCACCGGCGCCTAATGTATAATCATAAGTTAGTTTAGTCCATTGATAACTAGCACGCTGAGTGAATCAACGCTCCCGGGAGTATGTACCAATGATGGCGATGTAAACCTGATTAACCGCAGCCATTTTGTCTTGTGGGTGAACGGATGCTGCGAAAATACAGGTAGCTtggatggaagatgatgggtTTCGTTCCGATAGCGGGGTGATGGAATTAGTGGGGTTGCAGCTAACAGCTCTAAAACTTGGGTCGGCTTAACCTGTACCACTGTTTGATAAACGAAGTTTCCTGTGCTATATGAGGTATGATATGCGTATCGATGAGTAAAAAAATCTATATAATGTGTCTAGGTTATTCATAGTCTCTTTTCGTGTTTACCTTCCCATCACGGTATGCTACCACACCATCTCTTTTGCCAAGGTTGGCGTTACTTAATCATCAATAATGATATGCTGGTGCCCTAGATTGTTTCTATACGCCCTTAGTGGGAAGCATCGCAATAATCATTTCTCTATACTATGCGAGAAGAAATGAATAGATATGAATGATGCCTTGCATTCAAAGGAGCAAAAAGACTGGAGAATAAGGGATTTGAACCCCTGACCTTTTACAGACTTGCACTCAGACTGAACAAATGCAAAGCAAACGTGATACCCCTACACCAACTCCCCGGATCTTGAATTTGGCGAAATGCCATTCAATTCAAAGAGTTTCAAGAAGTGAGGCTATTgtagagatggagattgcaTCATCGGAACA of the Trichoderma breve strain T069 chromosome 4, whole genome shotgun sequence genome contains:
- a CDS encoding putative methyltransferase domain-containing protein gives rise to the protein MLEYPISPEHMDWSSYYPSYVDEEAPRDESKPPRMKQDVEIVDIGCGFGGLLVGLAPVFPDKLILGLEIRTTVTQFVQEKIWALRAQSSEKLYQNAACIRANTMKFLPNFFKKSQLSKIFICFPDPHFKTKKHKARIVSTTLNSEYAYALRPGGIVYTITDVEALHEWMVEHLDAHPSFERVSKEEEENDECVKIMLNETEEGKKVERNKGHKFVALFRRMEDPPW
- a CDS encoding PXA domain-containing protein — translated: MALKRRDVALAGVAYFIAWGYAVSWFSALRWVGYAFVGGIVISFLSLIAALVLTTQHPRGDRPARPARVSFLSSQRWRTEAEALRQRQTYHKEPLDPSFPQASQALDEVLDLIFRDFVRSWYSHISQNPTFEHEVDRVIRQALLSLVSSLRNKDLADLVTSRFVPILTAHFHDFYEAEKSVRGRKLNRSVTESEELDLAIASKFRDGRLHPAASLSFPDTKMVQQDYLRSLVERLLSKILPKKMLSSRAVSIIVREIVGCAVLFPVVQLLSDPDMWNQLIENLGRSMLQDRSTVRKLRAALDQHASPTPRSNKLAMAPRLAPGDNERKFEKFIRAIRRVNNLSDARRFRSEVASQLKRDSLQENQDPVYLRRLEMGKRLLDERVHHLAAGGNRHSPMPASSAPPVSTSKLENASLVELLRDPAGLSYFMEYMDRQRLMPLVQFWLVVDGFRNPLEEDGQDDELPSTLPMWTDSDRLDLLQIHQAYLSKPELNVPEVAKKAVKEFLQAGVSATPAEYYKARRAILRAQSGVLETMRSQYFEGFKKSDLYYKCLASQEMSRATMSPPPPTHQAPSVASRTQSYQSKPKPAPRFAPLAAGPSRRLSGSISDLRSVNNNGNGSDPLTSSRRSLDDDRSVNPLFDDDDVDNYGMMDSVQSLDQALSRQQTPDKQVVQAVEQALTNILEDDRPQTAEDLRASLFDTEDNVSSLFGNDNESNRGSFDAGKPLMMAKEAGKPTLSSLGLVSAASRIGVFVDDDLFGDEDKYLPGEKDDEDEEAQSDEEDEIHEAAPGDLGLAEAITALTNDIDRLVAQDAVIESLTKKAELTNNAAELRILKKSRTSLQREIRRKELQRQQYVIQESDNSLYGRSEIRIKSIQVGREDDGREFALYVIEVQRNAGEQMPASSWAVMRRYSEFHELHQKLRSMYPSVRNLDFPRRRVVMKFQSDFLRKRRTALEKYLRELLLLPEVCRSRELRAFLSQSAIAQGEDPMSRENKKDMMTRLYDSVADGMEDILGNIPVLDQISVAGQNLIAAATNQLNTMPLNVSEETFPAAEAEAELDAFENKELEPFIKPICDIFLEVFELNKGNNWLRGRAVVVVLQQLLGGTIEKRVRENIKMAVQEDSLVRYVAMLRNALWPDGEFARDRKPRTTAEKKKTRTEASLMLATLVPDLAGNVVGRVNAQAASRRLFATFNNSRLNSHLVFTILDEIVSVLFDEA
- a CDS encoding homoserine dehydrogenase domain-containing protein, which encodes MAAVNQVYIAIIGAGGVGKCFLSQLQALAARRPSPKLSLCYISTSRKALYNVDYSPVSLDGVTESLAASTQAPPPLPQVIDYLASAPAKVILVDNTSSQDVADAYPLALSRGLSIVTPNKKAFSGSYKLWQDIFTASATSGAKIYHESSVGAGLPVISTLKDLVDTGDKVTKIEGVFSGTMSFLFNSFAPTEGQGGKWSEEVKKAKALGYTEPDPRDDLNGLDVARKLTILARLAGLPVESPTSFPVQSLIPKELEACSSGDEFLDKLPAFDQQMEDTKAAAEKAGKVVRFVGSIDVATQQVKVGLEQFDRSHPIASLKGSDNIISFYTERYGSNPLIIQGAGAGGDVTAMGVTGDLIKVLSQIA
- a CDS encoding cell differentiation family, rcd1-like domain-containing protein — protein: MMPSAHVYGHHQFNPQADSSWMHQQAGHHQQHAHQAAAAAAAQQQQQAQQQAQQQQAQQQQHQQQQQAQQAQQAQQQQQQPHYGRMPGGHANVNNSIAASHGQDGGHDNISEDNRRTMAYIADLLSENTREAALLELSKKREQVPELALILWHSFGVMTSLLQEIISVYTLLNPSQLTAAASNRVCNALALLQCVASHNDTRTLFLNAHIPLFLYPFLNTTSKSRPFEYLRLTSLGVIGALVKNDSSEVINFLLTTEIIPLCLRIMETGSELSKTVAIFIVQKILLDDNGLNYICATYERFYAVGTVLSNMVAQLVESQTARLLKHVVRCFLRLSDNARAREALRQCLPEPLRDATFSSVLRDDAATKRCLAQLLINLSDNVVDPNSAVSAL